Genomic window (Spiroplasma sabaudiense Ar-1343):
AAATATCGTTATTATCATTGTAAAGAACCCGATTATAATTGAATTTAACAATCACTTTAAAAATAATGTTTGTTCAAACAATCTTCGATAATTATTAAATGAGAACTCAAAATTTTGAATGTCTAAAATAACTTTTTGATTATTTAAATTAAACCCTTGCTGAATTAATATTACGATTGGAAAAATAATTACCAAAGCTCATAATATTAAGACAACATATCTTATTATTAGCCCAATTCATTCAACTGGGGACATTGGTGGTAAATCTGATAAATGCACCTTTACATTCATTTCGGTAATGTTTGAAAACATTTTTTCAATCAAATGATCTTTCATAAAATAGAGACTAGACTTTAAACTATCTAAAATTAAAATCATTGTGCTTGAAAAGTTATTGTAGTTCTCAGAATTAACAACTCCATCATTTTTTTTATTTTTTAAAAATGTTTCAGCTTCTAATTTTAATAAATTGTATTCAGCAATTAAAATTCCAATTTTTGAAAAATTAATAAAGTTGTTTTGGTTGCTGGTCAAAGTTGCCAATTCCTGAGAATATATTGAAAATACGTTGCGACTAATATTTCAATAAGTTTTATTATTGCCTTTAACTAATTCATATTGAGAACTGATAAAAATATTTTCAATTTTTTTATTTTTCAATTCGTAGGCATTTTTTAAATTACTATAAAATTCTTTTGAGTAATCATAGGCGTATTTTAGGGCGAGACCCTTCAACAGTTCATAACTTTTGGTTACACCTTTGCTCTGTTTATCTCTTTCATAAGAAAATGAAAGTGCTGCAAATTTTAATGACAAATGATAATCAGAGTTGTTTTCTCAATTATAATTTTTT
Coding sequences:
- a CDS encoding sugar ABC transporter permease encodes the protein MQTFNQQNLALHAKSKKTEKTIPDNLIFAVSSILKEIKGQNFLNINSNEKINFDRNDIAAAISCFKKEDKNWNYNTSALLILNDLVKNYNWENNSDYHLSLKFAALSFSYERDKQSKGVTKSYELLKGLALKYAYDYSKEFYSNLKNAYELKNKKIENIFISSQYELVKGNNKTYWNISRNVFSIYSQELATLTSNQNNFINFSKIGILIAEYNLLKLEAETFLKNKKNDGVVNSENYNNFSSTMILILDSLKSSLYFMKDHLIEKMFSNITEMNVKVHLSDLPPMSPVEWIGLIIRYVVLILWALVIIFPIVILIQQGFNLNNQKVILDIQNFEFSFNNYRRLFEQTLFLKWLLNSIIIGFFTMIITIFIISLTAYSFSRFKYKGKRSFLIALLVSQMVPVFTSLLVFYIFTELLNNAFNMPRIATLLLIYVGGGVASNTIILKGYMDSISQDIDDAARIDGCSHFWIFLNIIFPLCKPMLVLIALMSFIGPFGDVILPSLILRNQEDYTVAVGLNMFINSERLMNYGAYFAGSTLVAVPIGVLFLVLQKFVVSGMTSGGVKG